A genomic stretch from Corynebacterium kutscheri includes:
- the cas2e gene encoding type I-E CRISPR-associated endoribonuclease Cas2e gives MITIVLTACPAGLRGQLNRWLFEISAGVFVGHVSTRIRDRLWSIIVSELKNGRAIMAFSTSKNETGFEIKVHRHDWEIIDSDGIPLVLRPTRSNPESPLRKGWSKASQRRRKRK, from the coding sequence TTGATTACAATTGTTCTCACAGCATGTCCAGCTGGGCTCAGAGGTCAGCTTAACCGCTGGTTATTCGAAATTTCCGCAGGCGTTTTTGTTGGGCATGTCTCAACTAGAATTCGTGATCGCTTGTGGTCGATTATTGTTTCCGAACTTAAAAATGGTCGTGCAATCATGGCATTCTCTACCTCCAAAAATGAGACAGGGTTTGAAATTAAAGTACACCGCCATGATTGGGAAATCATTGACTCTGATGGCATACCCCTCGTATTAAGACCAACACGTTCTAACCCAGAAAGTCCTTTACGGAAGGGGTGGTCAAAAGCATCACAGCGTAGACGTAAAAGAAAGTGA
- the cas1e gene encoding type I-E CRISPR-associated endonuclease Cas1e — protein sequence MTVIADSGASVVWCGENGVRYYAHGRPIGRNTTLLVKQAQLVSHTRSRLAVARAMYKMRFDDEAVDNLTMQQLRGKEGARVRNIYRQWADNTGVQWNKRTYNPEDFFDSDLINQALSSAHISLYGLVHSVIVALGLSPGLGFIHTGHDRSFVYDIADLYKAEVSIPIAFESVAAVEAGKVSPGDLPQYVRRQCRDAFKTNKILPRIVSDLKELLLDDSETSSDSFSIKNKVIELWDEKLERVSGGYNWDDSSGDDYP from the coding sequence ATGACAGTTATCGCAGATAGCGGTGCCTCCGTAGTTTGGTGTGGTGAAAACGGAGTCCGTTATTATGCGCATGGTCGTCCAATTGGACGAAACACCACTTTGCTTGTAAAACAAGCGCAACTTGTTTCTCATACGCGTAGTCGTCTTGCCGTAGCACGTGCCATGTATAAAATGCGTTTCGACGATGAGGCTGTTGATAATCTCACTATGCAGCAACTCAGAGGCAAAGAAGGCGCACGAGTGCGAAATATTTACCGTCAATGGGCAGATAACACTGGTGTGCAATGGAATAAACGCACCTATAACCCAGAGGATTTCTTTGACAGCGACCTTATTAATCAAGCGCTATCTAGTGCTCATATATCACTTTACGGACTCGTACACTCCGTAATCGTAGCCTTAGGGCTCTCTCCCGGTTTAGGCTTTATCCATACTGGACACGATCGTAGCTTTGTCTATGACATTGCAGATTTATATAAAGCCGAAGTCTCTATCCCGATTGCTTTTGAGTCAGTCGCTGCTGTTGAAGCTGGAAAGGTTTCCCCAGGAGATCTACCCCAGTATGTCAGACGTCAATGCCGTGATGCATTCAAGACAAATAAAATACTGCCGCGCATTGTATCTGATCTCAAAGAACTACTGTTAGATGATTCAGAAACATCTTCTGATAGTTTCTCTATAAAAAACAAAGTCATTGAGCTATGGGATGAAAAACTAGAACGCGTCAGCGGAGGATATAACTGGGATGACTCTTCAGGAGATGATTACCCTTGA
- the cas6e gene encoding type I-E CRISPR-associated protein Cas6/Cse3/CasE, with amino-acid sequence MTFLSAIDLNPYRRKTALFASNPRTLHAAVMNCFSPDLHAKEKRILWRLDQSTDRISLLVLSENRPCFEHIQEQAGWSNQPSSKIRDYNPLLEGLQPGQQYRFRLAANPTRIVTQSDGKKIRAAHVTVKHQKQWLRDKITAHGFSIYNGNTTDDETEMLLVTRRDRLRFNREKARVTLNRVQFDGVLTVESPELLRNAMLNGIGRGKGYGMGLLTLSAS; translated from the coding sequence ATGACTTTTCTATCTGCAATAGATCTCAACCCTTATCGCAGAAAAACTGCGTTATTTGCGAGTAATCCCAGAACACTGCATGCAGCGGTTATGAACTGCTTTTCGCCTGATTTACATGCTAAAGAAAAGCGAATACTTTGGCGTCTTGATCAAAGCACAGATCGTATTAGCTTGTTAGTTCTTAGCGAAAACCGACCATGCTTTGAACATATTCAAGAGCAAGCAGGTTGGAGCAATCAACCATCATCAAAAATTCGAGATTACAACCCACTGCTGGAAGGGCTGCAACCTGGGCAACAATATCGCTTCCGCCTAGCAGCAAATCCCACACGTATTGTTACCCAATCAGATGGTAAAAAAATCCGGGCTGCCCACGTAACCGTTAAACATCAAAAACAATGGTTAAGAGATAAAATCACTGCACATGGATTTTCCATCTATAACGGAAACACTACCGATGATGAAACCGAGATGCTCCTAGTTACTCGACGTGATCGTTTACGTTTTAACCGAGAAAAAGCTCGAGTAACACTCAATAGAGTTCAATTCGACGGAGTTCTCACCGTAGAATCACCAGAACTGCTGCGCAACGCCATGCTCAACGGCATCGGACGTGGCAAAGGATACGGTATGGGACTACTAACCCTGAGCGCGAGTTAA
- the cas5e gene encoding type I-E CRISPR-associated protein Cas5/CasD: MSVLLLKLAGPLQSWGDHSRFMHRDTRREPTKSGVIGLLAAAQGRLRTDTITDLAELRFGVRTDQIGTVISDFQTEIDWRNREAEPLTHRDYLADAIFVAAVEGSTSVITELAEAVKSPKFPLFLGRRACPPSGQLLIGIKENSLVECLENEKWHASCWYKKKQPKKVQLRLSYDAHGDDPISEMVSDVPKSFDLKNREYGVRAVTHRFTSDIDNPKGWEMKDHNPFTLLGDA, translated from the coding sequence ATGAGTGTCCTGCTTCTAAAACTCGCTGGACCATTACAGTCATGGGGTGATCACAGTCGGTTTATGCACCGAGATACACGCCGTGAACCCACCAAAAGCGGTGTAATAGGTTTGTTAGCTGCTGCTCAAGGACGATTGCGAACTGATACTATTACTGATTTAGCTGAACTAAGGTTTGGGGTTCGTACCGACCAAATTGGTACTGTTATCTCTGATTTCCAAACAGAAATCGATTGGCGCAATCGAGAGGCAGAACCGCTCACCCACCGTGATTATTTGGCGGATGCAATTTTTGTTGCTGCTGTCGAAGGATCAACTTCAGTTATTACAGAACTAGCTGAAGCCGTGAAATCCCCTAAATTTCCGCTTTTCCTAGGCAGACGGGCTTGTCCACCATCTGGCCAACTACTCATTGGAATAAAAGAAAACTCCCTTGTGGAGTGCCTGGAAAATGAAAAATGGCATGCTTCTTGCTGGTACAAAAAGAAGCAACCCAAAAAGGTACAACTGCGCCTTTCCTATGATGCGCACGGTGACGATCCAATATCGGAAATGGTCTCTGATGTACCTAAAAGTTTTGATCTAAAAAACCGTGAATATGGGGTAAGGGCTGTTACCCACCGTTTCACTTCTGACATAGATAATCCAAAAGGATGGGAAATGAAAGATCATAACCCCTTTACTCTTTTGGGAGATGCATAA
- the cas7e gene encoding type I-E CRISPR-associated protein Cas7/Cse4/CasC: MSRMFIDIHILQTIPPSNVNRDDTGAPKTSIYGGVRRARVSSQAWKKATRESFKEYLDATELGERTFYAVDRIAKSIIESRPDLADKAVSLAEEIFKVAKIKISPEKKKNNDETASPKSVTSYLLFLSRIQISNLAQLAIQAHDTGESFNRKTINKIIQSDNSIDIALFGRMITDSPDLNVDAACQVSHAFSVHPAEIEFDYFTASDDNKENDTSGAGMIGTVEFVAPTHYRYATINTEGLISNLDSVEAAARATEAFLRSFILSMPTGKMNTFANRTRPELVLVQIRQDQPVNLAESFEKAITTTTGRMAKATIELASSAKNADETYGSAAKESFYLATNNADTPETRAELDAIGTHVTFDDLISLVGKAVRSRAENNA; encoded by the coding sequence ATGTCACGTATGTTCATCGATATTCACATTCTTCAGACCATTCCACCATCAAACGTTAACCGTGATGATACTGGAGCTCCTAAAACTAGTATTTATGGCGGTGTACGCCGTGCTCGGGTCTCGAGCCAAGCATGGAAAAAAGCCACCCGCGAAAGTTTCAAGGAGTACCTTGATGCTACCGAACTAGGTGAACGCACGTTCTACGCTGTTGATCGTATCGCAAAATCCATCATCGAATCTCGACCAGATCTTGCTGACAAAGCAGTATCTCTTGCTGAAGAGATCTTTAAAGTAGCAAAAATTAAAATTAGTCCTGAGAAAAAGAAAAATAATGATGAGACAGCTTCTCCAAAGTCAGTCACCTCATATCTTCTTTTCCTGTCACGGATACAAATCAGTAACCTTGCGCAATTAGCAATTCAGGCTCATGATACTGGTGAATCATTCAATAGAAAGACCATCAATAAGATCATACAAAGTGATAATTCTATCGATATTGCTCTTTTTGGGCGAATGATCACCGACTCACCAGACCTTAATGTGGATGCTGCGTGCCAGGTATCTCATGCTTTTTCCGTACATCCTGCCGAAATTGAATTTGACTACTTTACCGCTAGCGATGACAACAAGGAAAATGACACTTCTGGTGCAGGCATGATCGGCACCGTCGAGTTTGTAGCCCCCACACATTATCGTTACGCCACTATCAATACTGAAGGTTTAATCTCAAACCTTGATTCGGTTGAAGCTGCTGCGCGAGCAACTGAAGCATTTTTACGCTCATTTATTCTCTCCATGCCTACTGGAAAAATGAATACTTTTGCAAACAGAACGCGCCCTGAACTTGTTCTGGTTCAAATTCGTCAAGATCAGCCAGTAAACCTGGCTGAAAGCTTCGAAAAAGCTATCACCACCACCACTGGACGCATGGCCAAAGCTACTATTGAATTGGCTTCTAGCGCCAAAAATGCAGATGAAACCTACGGCAGTGCAGCTAAAGAAAGCTTCTATCTGGCTACAAATAATGCCGACACCCCTGAAACACGTGCTGAACTCGATGCCATAGGAACACACGTTACTTTCGATGATCTTATTTCCTTGGTTGGAAAGGCTGTTCGCTCGCGTGCGGAGAATAACGCATGA